One window from the genome of Bacillus carboniphilus encodes:
- a CDS encoding chemotaxis protein CheX, which produces MSGTVGYGSQMITELFNGTIASIENVIPHSFTMGELNLIEDSLQLQFGVLIGVTGDVKGKLVFSGESSVFSFIGESMFGMPLEGEMLNSFSGELGNMIAGGFATNIVNKGIKTDITAPTVMEGDTKVSGFRNAFEANLTFENEEEMNVYLLLD; this is translated from the coding sequence ATGTCAGGAACAGTGGGTTATGGGTCTCAAATGATAACTGAACTATTTAATGGAACCATCGCTTCTATTGAAAATGTAATTCCTCATTCATTTACAATGGGAGAACTCAATCTCATAGAAGATTCTTTACAACTTCAGTTTGGCGTTTTAATAGGGGTAACTGGAGACGTGAAAGGAAAACTTGTTTTCTCTGGAGAGTCATCTGTATTTAGTTTTATTGGTGAATCCATGTTCGGCATGCCCTTAGAAGGAGAAATGCTGAATTCATTTAGTGGTGAATTAGGGAACATGATAGCAGGTGGCTTTGCTACGAATATTGTTAATAAGGGAATCAAAACAGATATCACCGCTCCAACAGTTATGGAAGGAGATACGAAGGTATCTGGGTTTAGAAACGCATTTGAGGCTAATTTAACGTTTGAGAATGAAGAGGAAATGAATGTTTATTTATTGCTAGATTGA
- a CDS encoding response regulator transcription factor gives MTNISLLSEPSLHRTWTVKVLTKNLKHCSITAVDTSNKVQLFKEIVDVVIVDLETTDNHSDLIDFYIAQNKKVIVTSDMTNPELLDCFGKRLHGYFYKLMNNTEQLEAISMILEGKRYIHPLLSSVLLDGYIDLKSNKGTRPKNLLTKQEWLVLELLAKGHNNQDIGDQLHISERTAKNHVYSILKKLKVTNRTSAALLSIKNRWVNI, from the coding sequence ATGACAAATATATCATTACTTAGTGAACCAAGCTTACATCGCACATGGACTGTAAAAGTATTAACAAAGAACCTTAAACATTGCTCTATTACGGCAGTGGATACGTCAAACAAAGTTCAACTGTTTAAGGAGATTGTAGATGTAGTCATTGTAGATTTGGAGACTACTGACAACCACAGTGACTTGATTGATTTCTATATCGCTCAAAACAAAAAGGTAATCGTGACTTCTGATATGACTAATCCAGAATTACTTGATTGCTTTGGAAAGAGACTTCATGGCTATTTTTACAAACTCATGAATAACACCGAACAGCTTGAGGCGATTTCGATGATTTTAGAGGGGAAGCGATATATCCATCCACTATTATCATCCGTGCTTCTAGATGGTTATATCGACTTGAAAAGCAATAAAGGTACACGTCCGAAAAATCTACTAACTAAGCAAGAGTGGCTGGTGCTAGAGCTTTTGGCAAAGGGGCACAACAACCAAGACATCGGAGATCAACTGCACATCTCAGAAAGAACAGCCAAGAATCACGTGTACTCTATTTTAAAAAAGTTAAAGGTAACCAATCGAACAAGTGCAGCATTGCTTTCTATTAAAAATCGATGGGTCAACATATAA
- a CDS encoding response regulator has translation MATVLVTDDAMFMRMQLKDILTKLGHDVVGEAENGQVAVEKYGELKPDLVTMDITMPEMNGVEAVKEIKKVNPNATIIMCSAMGQKDMVIEAIQAGAKDFVVKPFDQVRIKEAVEKALV, from the coding sequence ATGGCAACAGTTTTAGTTACAGATGATGCCATGTTTATGAGAATGCAACTGAAAGATATTTTGACGAAGCTAGGTCATGATGTTGTGGGAGAAGCGGAAAACGGTCAAGTAGCCGTAGAGAAATATGGGGAATTAAAACCCGACCTCGTCACCATGGATATTACGATGCCTGAAATGAATGGGGTAGAGGCTGTAAAGGAGATTAAGAAAGTGAACCCCAATGCCACTATTATCATGTGTTCCGCTATGGGGCAAAAGGATATGGTGATTGAAGCAATTCAAGCGGGAGCCAAAGACTTTGTTGTGAAGCCTTTTGACCAAGTACGAATAAAAGAAGCCGTTGAGAAGGCTTTGGTATAG
- a CDS encoding sigma-70 family RNA polymerase sigma factor, with protein sequence MKEFEMLIQNYEPMIYKIMKTLNVYQRKEEFYQTGLIALWEAYQKFDAYKGSFSTFAYSYIRGRMLRDLQRNIRDEERNVYPKEEFWSMIEDDDADPLMQANGNILALCNECHLTKLQRKWVEYTCIHMLSVREIAEVEGVSISAVKRWKKEAKEKLRISLLSKA encoded by the coding sequence TTGAAAGAGTTTGAGATGTTGATACAAAATTATGAGCCTATGATTTATAAGATTATGAAGACCCTCAATGTCTATCAAAGAAAGGAAGAATTTTATCAAACCGGTTTGATAGCTTTGTGGGAGGCTTACCAAAAGTTTGATGCTTATAAAGGTAGTTTTTCGACATTCGCTTATAGCTATATCCGAGGAAGAATGCTGAGAGATTTACAACGTAACATTCGTGACGAAGAGAGAAATGTTTATCCGAAAGAAGAGTTTTGGTCCATGATTGAAGATGATGATGCGGATCCTCTAATGCAAGCCAATGGGAATATTTTAGCCTTATGCAATGAATGCCACCTAACGAAGTTGCAGAGAAAATGGGTGGAGTATACTTGTATTCATATGTTGAGTGTGCGGGAGATTGCGGAGGTGGAAGGAGTGTCGATTTCGGCTGTGAAGCGGTGGAAGAAGGAGGCGAAGGAGAAACTTAGAATCTCGCTACTTTCCAAAGCCTAA
- a CDS encoding DUF4064 domain-containing protein, which produces MSRTTEFVLGLLGGIFGFFGAFFALFVGGIDAAFNEAGTSELTGLGFGGIIFSILGIIGSVRVKSKPKQGGIIMLIAAIGGLISISLAFLLSFILLLIAGLMGVFRKDKSVGQ; this is translated from the coding sequence ATGTCAAGAACAACAGAATTTGTCTTAGGATTACTAGGTGGTATTTTTGGATTCTTTGGTGCCTTCTTTGCACTATTTGTTGGAGGAATTGACGCTGCATTTAACGAGGCTGGCACAAGTGAGCTAACAGGTCTCGGATTTGGTGGGATTATCTTTTCAATCTTAGGAATCATAGGCTCGGTAAGGGTCAAGAGTAAGCCAAAGCAAGGAGGCATCATCATGCTCATTGCTGCCATTGGTGGTCTAATCAGCATCTCACTGGCATTCCTATTATCCTTTATTTTATTACTCATCGCTGGTTTAATGGGTGTATTTAGAAAGGACAAAAGTGTGGGACAGTAG
- a CDS encoding S8 family peptidase — protein sequence MKKYLGVLLSMLLLISCFSFGAFAKVPSDSDERNAKDLRVLIQHKKANEKAQLQAKYGVRWDFEEKGFTTNVTEAQYEALQKNKNVEVSLVNKVYLDNVSTAASRTSTPSDQTPWGMEAIYNDANLQATSGGDNIRVAVLDTGTYTSHVDLVNNVEQCKDFSLFFFSMRNGSCNDINGHGTHVAGTVLADGGADGQGVYGVAPEAKLWSYKVLGDLGFGFSDDIANAIKHAADEGNRLGVNVVISMSLGSASKDSMIADAVTYAVNQGALVVAAAGNSGPDPGTIGYPGGVADAVAVAALENVQENGNYRVADFSSRGISGGAGDYVITEGDVELSAPGAAIESTWNDGGYNTISGTSMATPHISGLAAKIWAENPSLSNTQLRAELQNRARANDVNGGLHAASGDDIASGFGFPLVQ from the coding sequence TTGAAAAAGTACTTAGGTGTTTTACTTTCGATGCTTCTTTTGATTTCTTGCTTTTCTTTCGGGGCTTTTGCAAAGGTTCCGTCAGATTCGGATGAAAGGAACGCAAAAGATTTACGTGTTCTGATTCAGCATAAGAAGGCCAATGAAAAAGCTCAGCTTCAAGCAAAATACGGAGTCCGTTGGGATTTTGAAGAAAAAGGGTTTACGACTAATGTGACTGAAGCTCAATATGAAGCCCTGCAAAAGAATAAGAATGTTGAGGTTTCTTTAGTTAATAAAGTTTACTTAGATAACGTAAGTACAGCGGCTAGCCGTACTAGCACGCCATCTGACCAGACTCCATGGGGGATGGAAGCCATCTATAATGATGCGAACCTTCAGGCAACAAGCGGGGGAGACAACATTCGTGTAGCTGTATTAGATACCGGTACCTACACGAGCCATGTAGACTTAGTGAATAATGTAGAGCAATGTAAGGATTTTAGTCTTTTCTTTTTCTCAATGAGAAATGGTAGCTGTAATGATATCAATGGGCACGGAACCCATGTGGCCGGTACCGTTTTAGCAGATGGTGGAGCTGACGGTCAAGGCGTTTATGGTGTGGCGCCCGAAGCGAAACTTTGGTCTTATAAGGTATTAGGTGACTTAGGCTTTGGTTTCTCTGATGATATCGCGAATGCCATTAAACACGCAGCTGATGAAGGAAATCGTTTAGGGGTGAATGTGGTCATTTCCATGTCACTCGGATCAGCCTCGAAAGATAGCATGATTGCTGATGCCGTAACGTATGCGGTGAACCAAGGTGCCTTAGTGGTTGCGGCTGCTGGAAATAGCGGACCAGATCCAGGTACGATTGGATATCCAGGTGGTGTAGCCGATGCGGTTGCAGTAGCGGCTCTCGAAAATGTGCAAGAAAACGGAAACTACCGTGTAGCGGACTTCTCGTCAAGAGGAATCTCCGGTGGTGCGGGTGACTATGTCATCACGGAAGGCGACGTCGAACTCTCAGCTCCAGGAGCTGCAATCGAATCGACGTGGAACGATGGAGGCTACAACACCATTAGCGGTACTTCCATGGCCACTCCACATATCTCTGGTTTAGCTGCGAAAATCTGGGCTGAAAATCCAAGCTTGTCCAACACGCAGCTACGTGCGGAACTTCAAAATCGTGCGAGAGCGAATGATGTGAATGGTGGACTACATGCCGCTAGTGGAGACGATATTGCTTCTGGATTTGGGTTTCCGTTGGTGCAGTAA
- a CDS encoding DUF4183 domain-containing protein, producing the protein MPLQIMKLAITADSTVTTSPTVERFFNEATSTVTGPGTLTIPVEDFWTDTGADATTLPALATDNSYFNVYVNGVLQMEDLLAYTPGGTGVGQLEITVPTDSTIQVDSAIVLVVANFTPTSDTTIIT; encoded by the coding sequence TTGCCTTTACAAATTATGAAGCTTGCTATTACAGCAGATTCAACTGTTACTACTTCACCAACTGTTGAAAGATTTTTTAATGAAGCAACATCAACTGTAACAGGTCCCGGAACATTAACAATTCCTGTTGAGGATTTTTGGACTGATACAGGGGCAGATGCGACCACACTTCCAGCTTTAGCTACTGATAATAGTTATTTTAATGTATATGTTAATGGAGTACTTCAGATGGAAGATTTATTAGCATACACACCAGGAGGCACAGGTGTTGGCCAACTAGAAATTACAGTTCCTACTGATTCCACTATTCAAGTAGATTCAGCAATAGTTTTAGTAGTTGCTAATTTTACTCCTACAAGCGATACAACAATAATCACATAA
- a CDS encoding DUF4183 domain-containing protein, whose translation MSKKININNELPKPCLTIPILPPSCLWIKTPKKVKVYEYYTLADGIGKKFKEKDGIKELGKQVILDPHMVSYMNLFINGVLQPKESYIVKKGTITLKTTDVPPKGAPIILQMIII comes from the coding sequence TTGAGCAAAAAAATAAATATAAATAACGAATTACCTAAGCCATGTCTCACAATCCCAATTTTACCTCCCAGCTGTCTTTGGATTAAAACACCCAAAAAGGTAAAAGTCTACGAATATTACACATTAGCAGATGGAATTGGAAAGAAATTTAAAGAAAAAGATGGAATAAAAGAGTTGGGTAAACAAGTCATATTGGACCCTCACATGGTTTCATATATGAATCTATTTATCAATGGAGTATTACAACCTAAAGAGAGTTATATTGTAAAAAAAGGGACCATCACATTAAAAACAACAGATGTACCTCCAAAAGGTGCGCCTATTATACTTCAAATGATAATAATTTAA
- a CDS encoding GNAT family N-acetyltransferase, with protein sequence MSEKIQELQTQEQWLEAFPIMNQLRTDLTHETYFELLKEMQKDGYTLIGLYINGKLVSLAGLSWRVNFYNKRHIFIYDLITDEAHRSFGYGEMLLTFIHNWAKENGAEYVTLESGLQRVNAHRFYEEKLDYDKWCYSFRKSL encoded by the coding sequence ATGTCCGAAAAAATTCAGGAATTACAAACCCAAGAACAGTGGTTAGAGGCATTCCCTATTATGAATCAATTGCGTACAGATTTAACTCATGAAACATACTTTGAATTACTTAAAGAAATGCAGAAAGATGGATATACATTGATCGGTCTATATATCAATGGGAAACTTGTATCGTTGGCAGGGTTAAGTTGGAGAGTTAATTTTTATAATAAACGCCATATTTTCATCTATGATTTAATAACAGATGAAGCACACCGGTCTTTTGGATACGGCGAAATGTTACTAACGTTTATACATAATTGGGCAAAAGAAAATGGTGCTGAGTATGTAACATTAGAATCTGGGCTTCAGCGAGTTAACGCTCACCGTTTTTATGAAGAAAAGTTAGACTATGATAAATGGTGTTATTCTTTTAGAAAGTCATTGTAG
- the arr gene encoding NAD(+)--rifampin ADP-ribosyltransferase produces the protein MNDKKDVLDYGPFFHGTKADLKIGDLLEPQHLSNYQDKKSNYIYFTATLDAAKWGAELATSNAKERIYIVEPLGDFENDPNLTDKRFPGNPTRSYRSKSPLKIIAELGSWERHSDEEINHMLSSLKTLREQGKAVIDD, from the coding sequence ATGAATGACAAAAAAGATGTCTTAGACTATGGCCCTTTCTTTCATGGTACGAAAGCAGATCTAAAAATTGGTGACCTTTTAGAACCGCAACACTTATCAAATTACCAAGACAAAAAATCTAACTATATCTATTTCACTGCAACATTAGATGCTGCTAAATGGGGTGCTGAATTAGCCACATCTAATGCTAAAGAAAGAATTTACATTGTAGAACCATTAGGTGATTTTGAAAATGATCCGAACTTAACGGACAAAAGATTTCCTGGAAACCCAACTCGTTCTTATAGGTCTAAATCGCCTTTGAAAATAATAGCTGAATTAGGTTCATGGGAAAGACATTCCGATGAAGAAATCAATCATATGCTTTCATCTTTAAAAACGTTACGTGAACAAGGCAAAGCTGTAATTGATGATTAG
- a CDS encoding dipeptide ABC transporter ATP-binding protein, producing the protein MVNAEPLLKVENLKKYYPVKSGFFNKAKKYVRAVDDVSFEVFPGETIGVVGESGCGKSTLAKTLLRLIDSTSGHIFYDNTDLNSLSNLQMREVRKNLQFIFQDPYSSLNPRKTVEKIIEEPLVNLTDYSSKERKEIIRKTIKEVGLDTHHLNRYPHEFSGGQRQRIGIARALAVRPKFIICDEPVSALDVSIQAQILNLLKKLQKEYQLTYLFISHDLGVVRHFCNRIIVMYLGKIVEVGDKESIFNNPTHPYTKSILSAVPSIYHKRDRIILKGEVPSPINPPSGCPFHTRCPEATSACSQTEQRLEKIGDNHFVACHVMGQGDRFAVPERERTVPRST; encoded by the coding sequence ATGGTTAATGCAGAACCGCTACTCAAGGTCGAAAACTTAAAGAAGTATTATCCTGTTAAATCTGGATTTTTTAATAAAGCGAAAAAATATGTACGGGCAGTCGATGATGTTTCGTTTGAAGTATTCCCAGGTGAAACCATCGGGGTGGTTGGAGAATCTGGTTGTGGAAAATCTACCTTAGCTAAAACGCTGTTGAGGTTAATAGATTCCACTAGTGGACATATTTTTTACGATAATACGGACTTGAACTCTCTATCGAATTTGCAAATGCGTGAGGTTAGAAAGAACCTACAGTTTATCTTTCAAGATCCGTATTCCTCCTTAAATCCAAGGAAAACGGTTGAAAAAATTATAGAAGAGCCATTGGTAAACCTAACCGACTATTCTTCAAAGGAAAGAAAAGAAATCATTCGAAAAACAATAAAAGAAGTTGGGCTCGACACACATCACTTAAACCGTTATCCACATGAATTTAGTGGTGGGCAAAGGCAAAGGATCGGGATCGCACGGGCATTAGCGGTTCGGCCAAAATTTATCATTTGCGATGAACCCGTTTCAGCACTTGATGTCTCGATTCAGGCTCAGATTCTAAATCTATTGAAAAAATTACAAAAAGAATACCAGCTCACTTACCTCTTTATCTCGCATGATTTAGGTGTAGTTCGTCACTTTTGTAATCGAATCATTGTAATGTATCTAGGGAAAATCGTAGAGGTCGGCGATAAAGAGTCCATATTTAATAACCCAACACATCCGTATACCAAATCGATATTATCAGCGGTTCCTTCTATTTATCACAAGCGGGACCGAATCATTCTAAAAGGAGAAGTACCAAGTCCGATCAACCCGCCAAGTGGGTGCCCATTTCATACCCGTTGCCCAGAAGCCACCTCAGCTTGTAGTCAAACGGAGCAAAGGCTTGAAAAAATTGGTGACAATCATTTTGTGGCATGTCATGTAATGGGACAGGGGGACAGGTTTGCTGTCCCGGAAAGGGAAAGAACTGTCCCGCGATCTACGTGA
- a CDS encoding ABC transporter ATP-binding protein, which translates to MSEEKILSVHNLKIRFNTEDGPVQTVSGISFSLDKGKTLGIVGESGCGKSVTSLSIMRLIPNPPGEIEDGEILYKGKNLVALPEKEMRKIRGNDIAMIFQEPMTSLNPVYTIGNQICEVLEGHKRLSKKQAMKQAVEMLKLVGIPEPEQRVKEYPHQLSGGMRQRVMIAIALACDPELLIADEPTTALDVTIQAQILDLIKDMKQQRGMSIIFITHDLGVVSEVADDVMVMYAGEIVEKTSAAEIFANPLHPYTEGLIKSVPDVYQDIEELEAIPGILPHYSEMPKGCRFSTRCSYAKEICKEMKPVLEEVREGHQVRCLKYSDIWEREESKVYG; encoded by the coding sequence GGGATTTCTTTTTCATTAGATAAGGGGAAAACCCTAGGAATTGTAGGTGAGTCAGGGTGTGGAAAGAGTGTGACCTCTCTTTCTATCATGCGGCTTATTCCAAATCCTCCGGGTGAAATTGAAGACGGGGAAATTTTATATAAAGGGAAGAACCTAGTGGCGCTACCTGAGAAAGAAATGCGGAAAATTAGAGGAAATGACATCGCCATGATTTTCCAGGAGCCAATGACTTCTCTTAATCCGGTATATACAATCGGTAATCAAATTTGTGAAGTCTTGGAAGGTCATAAACGTCTAAGCAAAAAGCAGGCGATGAAGCAAGCTGTTGAAATGCTCAAGCTTGTTGGAATTCCAGAACCGGAGCAGCGGGTAAAGGAATATCCTCACCAATTGAGTGGAGGAATGCGGCAGAGGGTAATGATTGCGATTGCCTTGGCCTGTGATCCGGAACTTTTAATTGCAGATGAGCCAACAACGGCATTAGATGTTACGATTCAGGCTCAAATTTTAGACCTGATCAAAGACATGAAGCAACAAAGGGGCATGTCTATTATTTTTATCACCCATGATTTAGGGGTTGTATCTGAAGTAGCAGATGATGTGATGGTAATGTATGCAGGTGAAATTGTAGAGAAAACCTCTGCTGCTGAAATTTTTGCAAATCCCCTTCATCCTTATACAGAGGGGCTCATCAAATCAGTCCCGGATGTCTACCAAGATATTGAAGAATTAGAAGCCATACCAGGTATTCTTCCACATTATTCAGAAATGCCAAAGGGGTGCCGCTTTTCAACTCGTTGTAGCTATGCCAAGGAAATTTGTAAAGAAATGAAACCAGTATTAGAAGAAGTAAGGGAAGGTCATCAAGTTCGATGCTTAAAGTACAGCGATATTTGGGAGCGAGAGGAGTCAAAGGTGTATGGTTAA